In Natrinema sp. HArc-T2, the genomic window CGTCACGAGCGCGACAGTCTCGGTCTGCCCGTAGCCGTCGCGTGGGGTCACGCCCCAGGCGTCCCGAATGCGCTCGATCGGCTCGCGATTGAGGGGTTCGCCCGCCGAGAGCGTGTCGTTGAGTTGGACGTCGTAGTCTGCGAGGTCGGCGTTTGCGAACATCCGGTACTGCGTCGGGACGGCACAGAGCTTGGTGACGCCTTCCGCTTCCATGATCTCGAGGAACGTGTCGGGTTCGAACTCGCCGTCGTAGATGAGTTGGGTCGCGCCCGTCGTCAGGCCGACGCCGAGCGGGCTCCAGAACCACTTCGCCCAGCCGGTGCCGGTCGTCGCCCACAGCAGTTCGTCCTCGAGGTCGGTGTCCTCGTCGATACCCCACCAGTAGGGGGCGTTGATCCGGTTGAAACAGTACTGCCAGCGGTGTTTGTGCAAGACCGGCTTGGGCTGGCCGGTCGTCCCGCTGGTGTAGTTGATCGTCATCGGGTCCTCGGCGGCCAGTTCGGGGCCGTCGTAGTCGGTTGACTCGTCGGCCATGACGGTCGCGACCGTCGTCCAGCCGTCGCCCTGTAGATCGTCCTCGGTGCCGTCGAGGACGATAACCCGCTCGAGGGGCGTCTCCTCGAGTACCGGCTCGACCATGTCCGTCAGCGACTCGTGGACGACGATGCTCGTCGCGTTGCAGTCGTTCGCCCGAAACTCGATGTCTTTCGAGCGCAGCATCGACGAGCAAGGGACCAACAGCGACCCGGTTGCCAGCGCGCCCAGTTGGACGGCGAAGGCGTCGGGATGGCGCGGGAACAGGTGCATGATCCGGTCACCTTGTCCGACGCCGAGGGACTCGAGGCCGTTGGCAAACCGGTTCATGTCGTCCCGAATGTCAGCGTAGGTTCGTTCCTCGCGGGCCCCCTCGTCATCGAGGAAGTGGACGGCGACGCGATCGCCGACTGAGTCAGCGTGGTCTGCGACAACCGACGTGATCGCGTACGATTCCGGAATATCCCACTCGAAACTGTCCACTTCTGTGGTGTGATTGACACCCATATCTTGGTAATCAGAAGTCCAGTTCTTATAACTTTTGTTACTATTGGTAAGGGGTGTCGTGTAACGAGCTGGCAGATATTTCGCATCTGGTGTCGACCGCCGATTCCGCCGGACAGCCGCCCCGACGGGGGTAACACTTTAGAAGAGTTGCATCTATACGCTAGACAATGTTCGACGAGAACGAGCTGGACGAGATCTCCCAGCAACGGGAGTCGTGGGAAGACGAGACGCTCGAGCCGTTTTTAGAGCACGGGGAACGCAAAGAGCGGTTCGCGACAGTCTCGAACCACGAGGTCGATCGTCTCTACACGCCTGAAGACATCGCCGACCTTGACTTCGACGAGGACCTCGGCTTCCCCGGCGAACCGCCGTACACCCGGGGGCCGTACCCGACGATGTACCGCGGGCGCACGTGGACGATGCGCCAGTTCGCCGGCTTCGGGACCGCAGAGGAGACCAACGAGCGCTTTCACTACCTGATCGACGAGGGCCAGACCGGGCTCTCGACGGCCTTCGACATGCCATCGCTGATGGGCCTCGACTCGGACCACCCGATGAGCGAGGGCGAGGTCGGCAAGGAAGGCGTCGCCGTCGACACGCTCCGGGACATGGAAGTCCTGTTCGACGGGATCGACATCGGCGAGGTCTCGACCTCGTTTACGATCAACCCATCAGCGGCGGTCATCTACGCGATGTACATCGCGCTGGCCGACCAGCAGGGTGTCCCCCGTGACGAGGTCCGGGGCACCCTCCAGAACGACATGCTCAAGGAGTTTATCGCCCAGAAGGAGTGGGTCATCCCACCCGAGCCCTCCCTCGAGGTCGTCACCGACACGATCGAGTTCGCCGTCGAGGAGACGCCGAAGTTCCACCCGGTCTCGATTTCGGGCTATCACATCCGCGAGGCCGGGTCGACTGCGGCCCAGGAAGCCGCCTTTACGCTCGCCGACGGCTTCGCCTACGTCGAGGACTGTCTCGAGCGCGGGCTCGACGTCGACGAGTTCGCCCCGTTGCTCTCTTTCTTCTTCAACTCGCACAACTCGATCTTCGAAGAAATCGCGAAGTTCCGGGCGTCACGTCGCGTCTACGCCCGTGTGATGGAAGATTGGTACGGCGCGGACGCGCCCGAATCCAAGCGCATGAAGTTCCACACCCAGACGGCGGGCCAGTCGCTGACGGCCCAGCAGCCCCTGAACAACATCGTCCGGGTGACGATCCAGGCGCTGGCCGGCGTCTTCGGCGGCACCCAGTCGCTGCACACTAACAGCTTCGACGAGGCCCTGGCGCTGCCGAGCGAAAAGGCCGTCCGCGTCGCCTTACGCACCCAGCAGATCATCGCCGAGGAATCCGGCGCGGCAGACATTGTCGACCCCATGGGCGGTTCCTTCGCCATCGAGAAACTCACCAACGAGATGGAAGCCGAGATCATGGCCTATCTCGAGGAGATCAAGGAGATGGGCGACGGCTCGGTTCGCGACGGCGTGCTCAACGGCATCAATCAGGGCTACTACCACCGCGAGATTCAAGAAGCCAGTTACGAGTACCAGCAACGCGTCGAACGCGGCGAGGAAGTCGTCGTTGGCGTCAACGAATACACCATCGAGGAAGACACCTCACCGGAGCTGTTACACGTCGACGAGACGACCCGAGACCGCCAACTCGAGCGCTTAGAACAGGTCAAAGCCGACCGTGACGACGAGGCAGTCGACGCGACGCTCGAGGCGCTGTCAGACGCGATTACGAGCGACGAGAACGTTATGCCCTACATCGTCGACGCCGTCAAGGCCTACGCGACGATGGGCGAGATCATGCAGGTCTTCCAGGACCACCACGGGGCCTACCGCGAAGAGATCAGCCCCGTCTGAGGCGGCTTCCCGTCACTGATTTTCAGACTTGCGCTCGAGGACGTACGTACACTCTTCGTAGCGCTCGTCGCCGATCGTGACTTGTTCGGTTGCCGTCTGCTCGAAGCCAAACGCTTGGTAGAACTCGTTGCCGATGTCGTTTGCTGCGAGCACCATCGCGCTGACCTGTTCGACGCCCTGCTCAAACAGCCGGTCTCGGGTCTCGGTCAGGAGGTCGCTCCCGATCCCCTCACCGCGGTGGTCAGGGTCGACGTACACACGAAGGATCGTCCCCGTGTGTTCGTCCGGCTCGAACGTGGCGTGTGCGAACCCAACGATCGAGTCGTCCCGCTCGGCGACCAGCATGAGCGCCTGCGACCAGATGATCGAGTCGCGAATCAACGCCTCGGTGTACCAGTCGTCAACTCCCTCCTGAATCGACTCGCGGCTCAGAATATCCGGGTAATCTGCTTCCCATGAAGAATGGGCTACGCGTTGAATCGCGTCGATGTCGTCGGTCGTCGCGTCACGGATTGTCATATGTCACCATCCATCTATTCGAGATTAATTCTTTCCCCGGTGGGAAGCGCCGTTTCGACGGCCAAACTGTCTGAATCCGATAGAATCATACATCTCCTCTTCGAACCGCGATCCATGAGTACCGGGAACGATGAGCGGACGATTCGATGTATGGTAGCGAAAGTCGGTCTCGACGGCCACGACCGTGGCGCACACGTCATCTCTCGAGCGTTCCGTGACGCCGGCTTCGAGGTCATCTACTCCGGGCTGCACAAGGCACCCGACGACATCGTGCAGGCCGCAGTTCAGGAGGACATCGACGTCCTCGGTATCTCGATTCTGTCCGGGGCTCACGACACGCTCGTCCCGAAAATCATGGACGGCCTCGAGGAATACGGCGCGAAAGACGATACGCTCGTGCTCGTCGGCGGCGTCATTCCGGAGGAAGACCGCGACGAACTCAAAGAGGCGGGAGCTGCTGCGATCTTCGGCCCCGGAACGTCGATCGAAGAGACGATCGACTTCGTCCGCGAGAACGCCCCCGACCGGTAACAGCGGGTGGCGGTCGATCGCGAATACAGAGGCGACTACAGATATGTCTGAAATAATCAAGCAGTTGTTAGATACAGCTAACTATCGATTTCGAAGTGTATTTGGTTTCGGGCGAATCCGAGTGTCAGACCGATCAGTGACGTCGTCGGGAGACACATATTCTCGACTTTCCAGCCCGAATTAGCCGCTTCTCGACATCTGATACAACCAGCGCCAGGCTACGGTCGGTTCCGTGAACGCTGTTACTGGCAGTATAATTACTATATCATGAAGCAAACTGTAATGAGCTAATTATATCCAACGCAGCGCGGTTCAGTAAGCAATCTATCAGAACAGTCTGTCGTAGCTCACTCGAGCAGTCCCGCTCGAGCGGACAACGAGTATCCGTGATGGCACAAGTGCGGTGGGGGCCGTCAATCCCGCCACCGCTGTTCGCAGGCAGTCTCGCGTGGGGTTCGACCCACGATTGTATTAGGACGCTGCCAGTAATCAATCTAGTGGCTCGACTGTCGAAACCGACTCACTGCGAGCGACGCCATCCGAGATGAGAGTCGGTGACTGACGTTCGTCTAGTCGAGTTTCGCTGCGAACCAGTCGGCAGCCACCTCGGCGACTTCCTCGAGTTGGCCCGGTCCCTCGAAGAGGTGGCCTGCGCCCTCGACGACGTGCAGTTCGGTTTCGCAGGTGAGCGCATCGGCAGCGTCGCGATTTAACTCGAGTACCTGCATGTCGTTGCCGCCGACGATGAGCAACACGGGGGCGGTTACGTCCTCGAGGACCGGTGACGCAAGGTCGACGCGACCACCGCGGGAGACGACGGCATCGATGTCGGTTTCGTCGCGGGCCGCCCCTCGCAGGGCCGATGCGGCACCGGTACTCGAGCCGAAATAGCCGTACCGGAGCGATGCAGTTTCAGGGCGGTCTCGCAGCCACTCGGTCACCGCGACGAGTCGGTCGGTCAACAGCGGAATGTCGAAGCGGTTTTCGCGGGTCTGGTCTTCGGCTTCGGTCAGCAGATCGAACAGCAGCGTTCCCAGCCCCCGTTCTCGGATCACGTCGGCGACGTAGTTGTTGCGCGGGCTCTTCCGGCTGCTCCCGCTGCCGTGGGCGAAGACCACGAGCCCACTTGCCCCCTCGGGGACGACGAGTTCTCCCTCGAGTTCGACGTCGTCGACCGGAATGGACACGAGGTTCGATCCCGACATACTGGGTGATTCGACGCCTGACGCCTTAGTAGCGACACCCACTGATCACTCGCGGGGACTGTGTCACGACACCGTCGGTCATCGGCGACGACTCGCCACGGTTCGACACTCGTCCCCTATCGTTTTGCTAAATGGGGACGTATATCATGGACGAATGCGACTCGAGACAACCCGGATCGACATCGGAACGAGCCGCCCGCTCGTTCTGTTGAACACTGCCGACGCGACCGAACTGGGTGCGCACCCGCTCGACCGACTCCGGATCGACGAAAACGGCACGACGACGGGGATCGTCAAAGTGACCGACGAACTGGTCGAGCGGGGCGTCCTCGGCGTGACCGAGCCGTTACATCACGTTCGCGGCCCCGTCGACGTGGCACTCGCCGGGACGCCGCAATCGGTTCAGTACGTCCGCAAGAAGTTGAACGACATCGAACTCGAGAGCCACGAACTCGAGGCAATCGTCCAGGACATCCACGAGAACCGGCTGTCGGATATCGAGTTGAGCGCGTACGTCTCGGGGGTCTACGCGAATGGACTCTCCCTCCAGGAGACCAAACACCTCACGCGGGCGATGACTGACATCGGCCAGCAACTCTCGTGGGAGACGCCGGTCGTCGCCGACAAACACTCGATCGGCGGCGTGGCAGGGAATTGCGTCACGCCGATCATCGTCTCGATCGTCGCGGCGGCTGGCTTGACGATGCCCAAGACCTCGTCGCGTGCCGTGACCTCGCCGGCCGGGACCGCAGACGTCGTGGAGGTCTTCTGTGACGTCGAGTTTTCGATGGACGAGATCGAGTCGATCGTCGCGGAGACGAACGGCTGTCTCGTCTGGGGCGGCGGCGTCGACCTCTCGCCGGTCGACGACGCGATCATCCGCGCCGAGAACCCACTGTCGATCGACCCGCCGGGCCAGCTCATGGCCTCGGTGCTCTCGAAAAAGCGCAGCGCCGGCTCAACACACGTCGTGATCGACATCCCCTACGGCGAGGGCGCAAAAGTCGAGAGCCTCGCCGACGCCCGCGAACTCGCCGACGACATCAAGCGCGTCGGTGCCCACCTCGACGTGGCGGTCACCTGCGCGATCACCCACGGAACGGAGCCGATCGGTCGCGGTGTCGGCCCTCTTCTCGAGGCCCGGGACGTCCTCGCCGTCTTGGGCGGGGACGGCCCGGAGTCGCTCCGTCTCAAGTCGGTTCGGCTGGCCGAGATGCTCCTTGCACACTGTGGCGTCGACGCATCAGCGACCGAGATCCTCGAGTCGGGCCAGGCGCTCGATCGGTTCCGACGCATCGTCGCGGCACAGGGTGGCGATCCGGATGTCGAGCCCGACGACCTCAAGCCGGGCTCCGAATCGACGACCGTCCAGGCCGACCGGTCGGGCGTCGTAACGAGCGTCGACAACAGGCAGCTCTGTGACCTCGCGCGGCGGGCGGGCGCACCGAAGGACGCTCGTGCTGGCCTCGTCATCCACACGTCGACGACCGAGCCGGTCGAACCCGGTGATGACCTCTATACCATCTACGCGGAGACGGCGAGCAAACGCGCCGCGGCGGAGACGCTGGCTGCGGACCGCGAGCCGATCCGGGTACGGAGCAAGACCGACGCGCTCGTCGAACAGCGGTGAGATCGAGTCGATTAGCGCGTCTCCGAGCCGCGAACCACGCTGACGCTCACCGGCGAGCGGCGAACGACCAGTTCGGCGACGCTCCCGAGTAAGGTGCGACTCGTCTCGGAGCGACCGTGGCTCCCGATGACGATCTCGTCGATGTCGTGTGCGTCGGCGTAGTCGACGATTTCGCGTGCCGGGTCGCCGACTGCCGATTCGGTCGTGAGCTCGCCATCAGCGCCGGCGTCGGCGGCCACCTCGCGTGCCTCGTCGAACAGCTGTGTTTCGACCTCGTGGGCACGGTCGTACCAGGCGTCGGATCCGTGAAGCGGTTCGGTTCGGACATCAACATCGACGGCGGAGCTGTAGCCAGGGTCGTTCGGGTCGATCACGTGGAGCACGACGACGTTTCCATCGTCGTATTCGTCGAACGCGTACTCGAGTGCGCGTTTGGACAGCGGCGACCCGTCGAACGGGACGAGGAGATTCTGTGGCATCGTCACTTCGTGCCACCCCCAGTCTCAAAAGAGTATTCCGGGTCGCTGGACGTGGTTCTGTCAGCCGGAGAGATCGCGTCGCTCGAAGAATTCGCTACTCGCAACGACGAGGACGACGACGGCGATCACGAGGAGTGACAGATCCGGCCACGCAATCTCGCCGTCGACGAGTATCGCGCCCGGATCGAAGTAGCGTGAGAACGCGATATCGCCGAGCCACTCGTACTCGGTGTCGAACGTAAACGTATCGAGCAAGAACAGCCCGAAAACGGCTCCCGCTCCCACGGTCTGTGCCCGACGGATGGAGTCGAACGCGACCGAGGCGACCAGTCCGACGCCGGCACAGGCGAGTAAGTACGCGATCGAGTACGCGTGGACAGCAAACAGCCGGGTCACGGACACCGATTCGCCGACGAGTTCCACGCCGAGATAGATCGCCAGAAAGGTGATCGCGTTGACCAGGACCAGTCCCGGCACGAGTGACAGAAACTTCGCGACGACGAACCGCGTACGCGAGATCGGCAACGACAGCATCACTTCTGCCGTGCCGCGTTCGATCTCACCGGCGACCGTCGATGCGGCGGCGTACGCATAATAGATCGCGAGCAACAACACCCAGCCGAACTGATAGAGCTGTGAGACGAGATACCCCTCGATCGTCGTCAGCGTCGTCACGCTCCCGACGAACGCCCGCGTTGCCTCGGGTGGCAACGACTCGAGATAGGCGTCGAAATCGACACCCGTCTCCTCGATCGACGGAAAGAGCGCGACCGTAAGGACGATCAACGCGATCAGCGCACCGGCGAGCAACAGCGATCCGCGGAGCCGACGACCCGCCTCGAAGGATGTCATCTCGAGCATGCGGCGTCGAATCGTCGCGTTCCGATGCGTGACAGCATCTTATAGGTGCAGGACTGTCAGGCGAGACGACGCGACGTAACGCAGTGTTGGTCGCCGAGCGCTCGAGTAAGTAAGTCGTTCGCGGCTGGAACGGGCCTCGTGGTTTATCCTGTAATCGATCGTTTCGGGTCGGATATGACGGGCGCGGAGCGTGATACGGTCTGCTACCACTGTGTACCGGTGCACCCGCATGACGGGCCGCGGGTGCGCCAGACATGACTGGGAGGAGTCCGTATGAGCCGACACGGCGACACCGCCGCATTGTCGCCCTCTTGCTCGTCGCAGTGGTGGTCGCCAGCGGCGTCGGCAGTGTCGCTGCGCTCCCCGATGGCAGCAGTGTCACGCCGCAAGTTAGCGCGCCAGACAACGCCACGGAGCGCAACGAGGCGGCCACGACGGTCGACGGAGACAGCACTGCCGATGGGACGACCATCCGTCCTCAACCCGGACCGCCTGTGCCCGAAGGTAACGAGACGATCGACACTTCGGAGACGGGAGCATCGACGGCGGAGACGGCAGGCCTCCCCGTGCTACGACCGGCTGACGACAACGTCACGGTTGCCGTCGCGGAGAACGAGTCCGTCCGTGCGGGTGAGACGACGACGATGACCTTCGAGGTGACAAACGACGGCGACGAGGACGTGACAGACGTCGTCGTCACGTTACAGTCGACAGGGACGGTCACGTTCGGCCCGCCGACTGCACCACAGCCGAGCCAGTCGATCTCGATCGAGGAACTCGACGACGACGAGACCGAGACCGTTACCATCGACGTCAGTGCAGCCAGCGTCGAGTCGGGGACGTATCCGGTGTTTGCAACCGTCCAGTACACCATCGACGAGGACGACAACGACGATGATGACGATGACACCGACGAAACAGTCGTGACTGGCGGTCCCTCGCCAGTTCCGATCCCGGTCGACGATGCCCACTCGTTCGACATCACACCGGTCCGTGACCGGATTCCAGTCGACGGGTCTGGAGTCTATACGGTTCGGGTGACGAACGACGGCTCCGAGACAGTGACCGATGTCGTCGCCGCGCTGAACGTGACGCCGCCACTCTCGAGCGAGTCGCCGACTGCGTACATCGGAACGCTCGAGGCCGGCGAGTCGGAAACGGTTCGGTTCGCCCTCGAGTCGTCGTCGGACGCGATCGAGACGACGACCGGCGTCGCGGTCACGCTCAGCTACGATACCGAGACCGAGGATCGCACGAGGACGGACCCGGTGACGACGCCGGTCACGATCGCTGACACCGACGAGCCGACCGACGTCGACTCGGTCGCTCCGTTTGCCGCCGTCGCGGTCGTGTTCGTGCTCGCGGCTATCTGGTGGCTTCGCAGGCGGTGAGCGATCAAGAAGGGGCTGGGCACTCTCAGGCGTCGGACTCCGATCGCGCTGTGCGCTCTCGATCGTCTTCGTCGGACTCGCCGTAGAAATGCATGAACACGTCCTCGATGGACGCCTCACGGACAGTCAGATCGAGAACGGTGTACTCGTGCAAGCGATCGATCAGCGCGTCGAACTCCCGTGCGAGCACGAGCCGGTACGTCTCGTCCTGCCGTTCGACGTGTGCCGTGCCCGGGAACTCGAGCGCCGACACCGGCGGGTTCTCGTCGAGTCGGACGGTAACGACCGTCCCACCCGCTTCGAGGATGTTGTCGACGGTGTCGAGTTCAATCAGCCGACCCTTCCTGATGATCCCGACGCGATCGCAAACGCGGCGGACCTCGCTCAGAATGTGCGAGGAAAAGAAGCTCGTTCCACCTTGTTCCTGGCGTTCATCGAGCAGGTCGTAAAACTCGTTCTGGACGAGCGGATCGAGCCCCGACGTGGGCTCGTCCATGATGACCAGCTCTGGATCGTGCATGAACGTCGCGATGATGGCGAGTTTCTGTCTATTGCCGCTCGAGTAGGCCTTGACGTTGCGCTCGAGGGGAACCGGAAACCGCTCGAGCAGTTCGGCCCGTCGCTCGTCACCTCTGAGTTGACCGAAGTAGTCGAGGACCGCCTCGCCGGTCACCCGGTCGTAGAACGTCACGTCGCTCGGTAGATAGCCAAGGTGTCGTTTCGCCTCGCGCAACCCAGTCCGGTCCGTGACGTCGTGTCCCAGCAGTCGGGCTTCGCCCTCAGTGGGTTTCAACAGCCCGAGCAGGACACGAATCGCCGTCGACTTTCCCGCGCCGTTCGGGCCGAGAAAACCGAAGATCTCACCGCGTTCGACAGCGATCGAGAGGTCCTCGAGCCCGCGGACATCTCCGTAGTACTTCGTCAGCCCGTCGGTTTCGATCGGCGGTGGCTCGGCGCTAGTCACGGGTGTCGAAACGACGGCTCGAGGCTTATAGTGACGACCCGCCGCATACTGGCAGCATCGCCTCGATTCGTTCGCCACGCGGTGGCTGCGTAACCCGCGTACAACCGGGTACTGACCGCGTGACTCGACAGTGACGGCCTATCGCAGAACGATAAGCAATAACGGGACGATCAACAGTGAGATGAGAAAGCCGATAAAATAGCCTCTGTTATCGACAATTTCCTCATACACCATGGTAATACCGCTGACATACCTGTTGTAGAATAGTAACGGCAGCAACGAGATGAGAAACCCGAGACCGAGTAACAACGCGACAGTTAGCACGCCAACAGGAACGTCCAGCGCCACTGCGATAATGAGTGTGTCGACCAGCGTTCCGATATTTGCGCCCAGAATATACGGGATAATCTCACGTCGTTTGATATGGCCGCGGTTGTAGAGTGGTACGATCACGCCGAGAGAGAACGCGACACTCATCGTGAGCCCGGTGAAAACGAGTCCGATGGTAAACGAGGTCCACTTGTCGTTCAAGCGTTTCACATACCGCTCTCGTAACCGCTGTTTGTCGACGCTGTCGAGTATGCGGTCGAAAAGCCGCATACTCAAGAAAATCAACCCAAACGCCAGGAGAAACGCAACGACTGCGCCGACAGCATTGATAATCCACTCAGTGAATACCGGAACGAGATCTGGAACGTTCACATCCGTTTCGGGAACCAGTCGATCGGCGATTCCCGTCTCGCCGGCAATCACGGGATGGGAGACGTTCCACGATTCGACGACGGGGAGTAAGACGTATCCGACCACGAGCACCGGCAGATAGATCGAGTGAGTGAGCAAAAACGTTAGCAGTCCGAGTCGCACCGACTCGCTTACCGACTCGAGTTCTTCGTTCAGATAATCGAACGCCCCGATAAAGAGCACGATCGCAGCCCCACCGAGTCGCGAGCCGACGACCATGAGAAACAACTGCGACGGGATGACGAGTTCAGACCGGAACAGTGTAAGTGACAGGGCAGCGACGATCGAGCCGTTCGCTAACACGTACGACGCGATCCAACTGACGCCGAGCGCCGAGCGATCATTGACGATGATTTGCTCGAGGCTTCGTCTGAGAAGCGGTGAGAGCGTCTCGACCGCTGATCCAAGCAGCTGAATCGCAAAGAGGAACAGAACGACCGTACCCAGTATCTGAAACGAGAGCGGTACTGATGACTGATTGGACAATCCCGCCACCTGTCCGCAGGGATGCGCCAAGCCGACTAAAGAATTGTCAATGGTATAAACAAAAATCACTGAAACGCGACTGTTTCGCGGCGAATTATAACTCGATGTTCTATTTCTGTGCCGCCGATCAGGACTGCGAGTCCGATTCGATTCTGGGTCGGAACTCCTCGCGTCATCGTGTGTGGCAGTCGATACGATTTCGGCTGGGGAGTCGGCGTCACCGTCACGGATCGCTCCCAACAGTGGACGATCACGACGGCTGTGACGAACAGTCGCCAGCAG contains:
- a CDS encoding universal stress protein yields the protein MPQNLLVPFDGSPLSKRALEYAFDEYDDGNVVVLHVIDPNDPGYSSAVDVDVRTEPLHGSDAWYDRAHEVETQLFDEAREVAADAGADGELTTESAVGDPAREIVDYADAHDIDEIVIGSHGRSETSRTLLGSVAELVVRRSPVSVSVVRGSETR
- a CDS encoding dienelactone hydrolase family protein, with translation MSGSNLVSIPVDDVELEGELVVPEGASGLVVFAHGSGSSRKSPRNNYVADVIRERGLGTLLFDLLTEAEDQTRENRFDIPLLTDRLVAVTEWLRDRPETASLRYGYFGSSTGAASALRGAARDETDIDAVVSRGGRVDLASPVLEDVTAPVLLIVGGNDMQVLELNRDAADALTCETELHVVEGAGHLFEGPGQLEEVAEVAADWFAAKLD
- a CDS encoding ABC transporter permease, with the translated sequence MLEMTSFEAGRRLRGSLLLAGALIALIVLTVALFPSIEETGVDFDAYLESLPPEATRAFVGSVTTLTTIEGYLVSQLYQFGWVLLLAIYYAYAAASTVAGEIERGTAEVMLSLPISRTRFVVAKFLSLVPGLVLVNAITFLAIYLGVELVGESVSVTRLFAVHAYSIAYLLACAGVGLVASVAFDSIRRAQTVGAGAVFGLFLLDTFTFDTEYEWLGDIAFSRYFDPGAILVDGEIAWPDLSLLVIAVVVLVVASSEFFERRDLSG
- a CDS encoding ATP-binding cassette domain-containing protein, with the translated sequence MTSAEPPPIETDGLTKYYGDVRGLEDLSIAVERGEIFGFLGPNGAGKSTAIRVLLGLLKPTEGEARLLGHDVTDRTGLREAKRHLGYLPSDVTFYDRVTGEAVLDYFGQLRGDERRAELLERFPVPLERNVKAYSSGNRQKLAIIATFMHDPELVIMDEPTSGLDPLVQNEFYDLLDERQEQGGTSFFSSHILSEVRRVCDRVGIIRKGRLIELDTVDNILEAGGTVVTVRLDENPPVSALEFPGTAHVERQDETYRLVLAREFDALIDRLHEYTVLDLTVREASIEDVFMHFYGESDEDDRERTARSESDA
- a CDS encoding cobalamin B12-binding domain-containing protein; translation: MSTGNDERTIRCMVAKVGLDGHDRGAHVISRAFRDAGFEVIYSGLHKAPDDIVQAAVQEDIDVLGISILSGAHDTLVPKIMDGLEEYGAKDDTLVLVGGVIPEEDRDELKEAGAAAIFGPGTSIEETIDFVRENAPDR
- a CDS encoding acyl-CoA synthetase, coding for MGVNHTTEVDSFEWDIPESYAITSVVADHADSVGDRVAVHFLDDEGAREERTYADIRDDMNRFANGLESLGVGQGDRIMHLFPRHPDAFAVQLGALATGSLLVPCSSMLRSKDIEFRANDCNATSIVVHESLTDMVEPVLEETPLERVIVLDGTEDDLQGDGWTTVATVMADESTDYDGPELAAEDPMTINYTSGTTGQPKPVLHKHRWQYCFNRINAPYWWGIDEDTDLEDELLWATTGTGWAKWFWSPLGVGLTTGATQLIYDGEFEPDTFLEIMEAEGVTKLCAVPTQYRMFANADLADYDVQLNDTLSAGEPLNREPIERIRDAWGVTPRDGYGQTETVALVTNYPGIDVKPGSMGKPTPGVGATIIDVDDEEEVEAGEIGEVAVPVDSPAIFDGYYEKPDLDEEKLSGDYYRTGDLASRDEDGYFFFEGRADDIIISSGYRIGPFEVEDALVTHDAVAEAAVVDSPHEERGSVVKAYVILAEDYEGSDELKDELQAFMKEETAPYKYPRRIEFTDELPKTSSGKIRRVELRQQEQKKHGL
- a CDS encoding AMP phosphorylase; this encodes MRLETTRIDIGTSRPLVLLNTADATELGAHPLDRLRIDENGTTTGIVKVTDELVERGVLGVTEPLHHVRGPVDVALAGTPQSVQYVRKKLNDIELESHELEAIVQDIHENRLSDIELSAYVSGVYANGLSLQETKHLTRAMTDIGQQLSWETPVVADKHSIGGVAGNCVTPIIVSIVAAAGLTMPKTSSRAVTSPAGTADVVEVFCDVEFSMDEIESIVAETNGCLVWGGGVDLSPVDDAIIRAENPLSIDPPGQLMASVLSKKRSAGSTHVVIDIPYGEGAKVESLADARELADDIKRVGAHLDVAVTCAITHGTEPIGRGVGPLLEARDVLAVLGGDGPESLRLKSVRLAEMLLAHCGVDASATEILESGQALDRFRRIVAAQGGDPDVEPDDLKPGSESTTVQADRSGVVTSVDNRQLCDLARRAGAPKDARAGLVIHTSTTEPVEPGDDLYTIYAETASKRAAAETLAADREPIRVRSKTDALVEQR
- a CDS encoding COG1361 S-layer family protein, encoding MTGRSPYEPTRRHRRIVALLLVAVVVASGVGSVAALPDGSSVTPQVSAPDNATERNEAATTVDGDSTADGTTIRPQPGPPVPEGNETIDTSETGASTAETAGLPVLRPADDNVTVAVAENESVRAGETTTMTFEVTNDGDEDVTDVVVTLQSTGTVTFGPPTAPQPSQSISIEELDDDETETVTIDVSAASVESGTYPVFATVQYTIDEDDNDDDDDDTDETVVTGGPSPVPIPVDDAHSFDITPVRDRIPVDGSGVYTVRVTNDGSETVTDVVAALNVTPPLSSESPTAYIGTLEAGESETVRFALESSSDAIETTTGVAVTLSYDTETEDRTRTDPVTTPVTIADTDEPTDVDSVAPFAAVAVVFVLAAIWWLRRR
- a CDS encoding methylmalonyl-CoA mutase, whose amino-acid sequence is MFDENELDEISQQRESWEDETLEPFLEHGERKERFATVSNHEVDRLYTPEDIADLDFDEDLGFPGEPPYTRGPYPTMYRGRTWTMRQFAGFGTAEETNERFHYLIDEGQTGLSTAFDMPSLMGLDSDHPMSEGEVGKEGVAVDTLRDMEVLFDGIDIGEVSTSFTINPSAAVIYAMYIALADQQGVPRDEVRGTLQNDMLKEFIAQKEWVIPPEPSLEVVTDTIEFAVEETPKFHPVSISGYHIREAGSTAAQEAAFTLADGFAYVEDCLERGLDVDEFAPLLSFFFNSHNSIFEEIAKFRASRRVYARVMEDWYGADAPESKRMKFHTQTAGQSLTAQQPLNNIVRVTIQALAGVFGGTQSLHTNSFDEALALPSEKAVRVALRTQQIIAEESGAADIVDPMGGSFAIEKLTNEMEAEIMAYLEEIKEMGDGSVRDGVLNGINQGYYHREIQEASYEYQQRVERGEEVVVGVNEYTIEEDTSPELLHVDETTRDRQLERLEQVKADRDDEAVDATLEALSDAITSDENVMPYIVDAVKAYATMGEIMQVFQDHHGAYREEISPV
- a CDS encoding N-acetyltransferase family protein, coding for MTIRDATTDDIDAIQRVAHSSWEADYPDILSRESIQEGVDDWYTEALIRDSIIWSQALMLVAERDDSIVGFAHATFEPDEHTGTILRVYVDPDHRGEGIGSDLLTETRDRLFEQGVEQVSAMVLAANDIGNEFYQAFGFEQTATEQVTIGDERYEECTYVLERKSENQ